A single Thermoleophilia bacterium DNA region contains:
- a CDS encoding DUF1269 domain-containing protein: MADDNPLVLFAGSYALEADARADFEAIKAAHHAGLIGKYQSALFTKDDNGKVKVLNTDSTTRTSGAKWGLATGAVVGLLFPPSLLAGLVWGGGIGTLVGHLVKGWGHKDIKEIGEALDVGQSGVVLVAESTLDVAADRILKKAIKVVNREIKDEEKEIRKALDA; the protein is encoded by the coding sequence ATGGCAGACGACAACCCCCTGGTCCTGTTTGCGGGCTCATATGCGCTGGAGGCCGATGCGCGCGCCGACTTTGAGGCGATCAAGGCAGCTCACCATGCCGGGCTGATCGGCAAGTACCAGTCGGCTCTCTTCACCAAGGACGATAACGGCAAGGTCAAGGTGCTGAACACGGACTCGACGACACGCACCTCGGGGGCCAAGTGGGGCCTCGCCACAGGCGCCGTCGTCGGCCTGCTGTTTCCGCCCTCTCTCCTTGCCGGCTTGGTCTGGGGCGGCGGTATCGGCACCCTGGTCGGTCATCTGGTCAAGGGCTGGGGCCACAAAGACATCAAGGAGATCGGCGAGGCGCTCGACGTCGGACAGTCGGGCGTCGTGCTGGTTGCCGAGTCGACGCTCGATGTCGCTGCGGACCGTATCCTGAAGAAGGCCATCAAGGTTGTGAACAGGGAGATCAAGGACGAAGAGAAGGAGATCCGCAAGGCCCTTGACGCTTGA
- a CDS encoding site-specific integrase, with the protein MSLAPTNREVIVSEPKTAKGRRVIALDAATVEVLKAQAARQLEEQHQWADAWVDTGLVFTKENGEALDPETITRWFKIAVKNAMLPEIRLHDLRHTHATLALQAGIHPKVVSERLGHATVSITLDTYSHAIPAMQEEAAAMIAGLVFAER; encoded by the coding sequence TTGTCGCTGGCGCCCACCAACCGCGAGGTCATCGTCAGTGAGCCGAAGACGGCCAAAGGCAGAAGGGTGATTGCCCTCGATGCGGCAACCGTCGAGGTGCTGAAGGCGCAAGCCGCGCGTCAGCTCGAAGAGCAACACCAGTGGGCTGACGCCTGGGTCGACACCGGACTCGTGTTCACGAAGGAGAACGGCGAGGCGCTCGACCCGGAGACGATCACGCGCTGGTTCAAGATCGCCGTCAAGAACGCGATGCTGCCGGAGATTCGTCTGCATGATCTCAGGCACACGCACGCGACACTCGCGCTGCAGGCCGGCATCCACCCCAAGGTCGTCTCCGAGCGCTTGGGGCACGCGACGGTGTCGATCACGCTCGACACCTACTCGCATGCCATTCCGGCGATGCAGGAAGAGGCCGCAGCGATGATCGCGGGGTTGGTGTTTGCGGAGCGGTGA